A DNA window from Zingiber officinale cultivar Zhangliang chromosome 3A, Zo_v1.1, whole genome shotgun sequence contains the following coding sequences:
- the LOC122054240 gene encoding RING-H2 finger protein ATL8-like — translation MRSPARFLLSSEAEPPSPLPFDSDVVVILAVLLCALICVVGLALFARCAWLHHSVTSSARIPFPASPNKGLKMKVIRALPTLSFNSSSSASAAGGIALLDCPICLAEFSDGELVRVLPQCGHGFHAKCVDTWFRSQSSCPTCRRILAVAAPLRCHQCGANSGAGAKLHDGGASSTFLP, via the coding sequence ATGCGTTCTCCGGCGAGGTTTCTACTGTCGTCGGAGGCGGAGCCGCCGAGTCCCCTCCCCTTCGACTCTGACGTCGTTGTCATCCTCGCCGTCCTCCTTTGCGCCCTCATCTGTGTCGTCGGACTCGCCCTCTTCGCCCGCTGCGCCTGGCTACATCACTCGGTTACCTCATCGGCCCGCATCCCCTTCCCTGCTTCGCCCAACAAGGGCCTCAAGATGAAAGTCATCCGAGCGCTCCCCACGCTCTCTTTcaactcctcctcctccgcctctgCTGCGGGTGGCATCGCGCTGCTCGACTGCCCCATCTGCCTCGCCGAGTTCTCTGACGGTGAGCTCGTCCGCGTCCTGCCCCAGTGTGGCCACGGCTTCCACGCCAAGTGCGTTGACACCTGGTTTCGGTCCCAATCCTCCTGCCCCACCTGCAGACGGATCCTGGCGGTCGCCGCCCCGCTGCGGTGCCATCAGTGCGGCGCCAACTCCGGCGCCGGCGCTAAGCTTCACGATGGGGGCGCATCCAGTACGTTCCTGCCCTAA